From the Streptomyces nigrescens genome, one window contains:
- a CDS encoding acyl-ACP desaturase: protein MTIAPARHNGELGQAAWSDAQLLYALEEVVEKELNRHLKIAKEWMPHEYVPWSDGRNFPGPLDGEAWEPEQSKVSDIGRIALVVNLLTEDNLPSYHHEIATLFGRDGAWGTWVHRWTAEEGRHGIVMRDYLLTSRAVDPDELERFRMAHMSEGFESDNSHSMLHSVAYVAFQELATRISHRNTGHHSGDPVCDRMLARIATDENLHMVFYRNLLGAAFEMAPDQTMCAVRDVVTGFRMPGHGMPGFERSAARMAIGGIYNLRIHHDDVLQPVLRYLKVLEIGGLGPAGLAAQEELGLFMDGLDGQARKFDERQAAILARREANRRA, encoded by the coding sequence GTGACCATCGCCCCTGCCCGCCATAACGGAGAGCTCGGCCAGGCCGCCTGGAGCGACGCCCAGCTGCTCTACGCGCTCGAAGAGGTCGTCGAGAAGGAACTCAACCGCCATCTGAAGATCGCCAAGGAGTGGATGCCCCACGAGTACGTACCGTGGAGCGACGGGCGCAACTTCCCCGGACCGCTGGACGGCGAGGCCTGGGAGCCCGAGCAGTCCAAGGTCAGCGACATCGGCCGGATCGCCCTGGTGGTGAACCTCCTCACCGAGGACAACCTCCCCAGCTACCACCACGAGATCGCCACCCTCTTCGGCCGCGACGGCGCCTGGGGCACCTGGGTGCACCGCTGGACCGCCGAGGAGGGCCGCCACGGCATCGTGATGCGCGACTACCTGCTCACCAGCCGGGCCGTCGACCCGGACGAGCTGGAGCGGTTCCGCATGGCCCACATGTCGGAGGGCTTCGAGTCCGACAACTCGCACAGCATGCTGCACTCGGTGGCGTACGTCGCCTTCCAGGAGCTGGCCACCCGCATCTCGCACCGCAACACCGGCCACCACTCCGGTGACCCGGTCTGCGACCGGATGCTGGCCCGGATCGCCACCGACGAGAACCTCCACATGGTCTTCTACCGCAACCTCCTCGGTGCGGCCTTCGAGATGGCGCCCGACCAGACGATGTGCGCGGTGCGCGATGTCGTCACCGGCTTCCGGATGCCCGGCCACGGGATGCCCGGCTTCGAGCGGTCCGCCGCCCGGATGGCCATCGGCGGGATCTACAACCTGCGGATCCACCACGACGATGTGCTGCAGCCGGTGCTGCGCTACCTGAAGGTGCTGGAGATCGGCGGACTGGGTCCGGCCGGGCTGGCGGCGCAGGAGGAGCTGGGCCTGTTCATGGACGGCCTGGACGGCCAGGCGCGGAAGTTCGACGAGCGCCAGGCCGCCATCCTCGCCCGCCGCGAGGCCAACCGCCGGGCCTGA
- a CDS encoding LysR family transcriptional regulator, with product MADWDLKKLRILRTLHELGTVTATAEALHMTPSAVSQQLTGLAKALGVTLLEAHGRRVRLTDAAQLVLRHAEAVFAQLERADAELLGYLQGEAGQVRVGAFSTAIPALVVPAVQELRRSHPGLSVAVREAEAEAAYELLAEGSVDLALSLAAHAPTPRDPKFSRGALLADPLDVALPAGHPLAAEPGLRLADLSGEPWIFGSSGPWSQITTTACENAGFVPEQAHAAADWSAIWAMVAAGMGVALVPRMAMAGGVGAGRGVRERGSDGVALRVLHADQPRRHVIAAARRGSEGAPGLARVLAALRQAAAAQPPGEETVQSS from the coding sequence ATGGCCGACTGGGACCTCAAGAAGCTGCGCATCCTGCGCACCCTCCACGAGCTGGGCACGGTCACCGCGACCGCCGAGGCGCTGCACATGACGCCCTCGGCGGTCTCCCAGCAGCTGACCGGGCTGGCCAAGGCGCTCGGGGTGACGCTGCTGGAGGCCCACGGCCGGCGGGTGCGGCTGACCGACGCCGCCCAGCTGGTGCTGCGGCACGCGGAGGCGGTCTTCGCCCAGCTGGAGCGCGCCGACGCGGAGCTGCTCGGCTACCTCCAGGGCGAGGCCGGCCAGGTGCGGGTCGGGGCGTTCTCCACCGCCATTCCCGCGCTGGTGGTCCCCGCCGTACAGGAGCTGCGCCGCAGCCACCCGGGGCTGTCGGTCGCCGTACGGGAGGCCGAGGCGGAGGCCGCGTACGAGCTGCTGGCGGAGGGCAGCGTCGATCTGGCGCTGTCGCTGGCCGCGCACGCCCCCACCCCGCGCGACCCCAAGTTCAGCCGGGGCGCGCTGCTCGCCGACCCGCTGGACGTGGCGCTGCCGGCCGGTCATCCGCTGGCCGCCGAACCGGGGCTGCGGCTGGCCGATCTGTCGGGCGAGCCCTGGATCTTCGGCAGCAGCGGACCCTGGTCGCAGATCACCACCACCGCCTGCGAGAACGCCGGGTTCGTGCCCGAGCAGGCACATGCCGCCGCCGACTGGAGCGCGATCTGGGCGATGGTCGCGGCGGGGATGGGGGTGGCGCTGGTGCCCCGGATGGCCATGGCGGGCGGCGTCGGCGCGGGCCGCGGCGTACGGGAGCGCGGCAGTGACGGGGTCGCGCTGCGGGTGCTGCACGCGGACCAGCCGCGCCGCCATGTGATCGCCGCCGCCCGGCGCGGCTCCGAGGGGGCGCCGGGGCTGGCCCGGGTGCTGGCCGCGCTGCGGCAGGCGGCCGCCGCGCAGCCGCCGGGAGAGGAAACCGTTCAGTCCAGCTGA
- the alc gene encoding allantoicase, whose protein sequence is MTANPAADTTDPHANDANPYGGGDPYADYRGGDFPFTSLVDLADRRLGAGVIAANDEFFAERENLLKPAPAVFDPEHFGHKGKIMDGWETRRRRGTDGDHPFPTDDDHDWALIRLAAPGVIRGIVVDTAHFRGNYPQQVSVEATSLPGSPGPEELLADEVKWEELVPRTPVRGHAANGFEVTVERRFTHLRLKQHPDGGIARLRVHGEVVPDPAWLDVLGTLDLASVLHGGTVEDASDRFYSSPAQIIRPDLSRKMDDGWENRRRRVKGTHDWVRFRLAAQGEIRAVEIDTAYLKGNSAGWAALSGCNGDPADEASWFEILPKTKLQPDTPHRFALPAAVTATHVRLDVFPDGGLARMRLHGDLTEAGRAALGRRFDALGG, encoded by the coding sequence ATGACCGCCAACCCGGCCGCCGACACCACTGATCCGCACGCCAACGACGCCAACCCGTACGGCGGCGGAGACCCCTACGCCGACTACCGCGGCGGGGACTTCCCCTTCACCTCGCTCGTCGACCTCGCCGACCGCCGCCTCGGTGCCGGTGTGATCGCCGCGAACGACGAGTTCTTCGCCGAGCGCGAGAATCTGCTGAAGCCGGCTCCGGCGGTCTTCGACCCCGAGCACTTCGGCCACAAGGGCAAGATCATGGACGGCTGGGAGACCCGGCGCCGCCGCGGCACCGACGGCGACCACCCCTTCCCCACCGACGACGACCACGACTGGGCGCTGATCCGGCTCGCCGCCCCTGGCGTGATCCGCGGCATCGTCGTCGACACCGCCCACTTCCGCGGCAACTACCCCCAGCAGGTCTCCGTCGAGGCCACCTCGCTGCCCGGCAGCCCCGGCCCCGAGGAGCTGCTCGCCGACGAGGTGAAGTGGGAGGAGCTGGTGCCGCGCACCCCCGTCCGCGGCCACGCCGCCAACGGCTTCGAGGTCACCGTCGAGCGCCGCTTCACGCATCTGCGGCTCAAGCAGCACCCCGACGGCGGCATAGCCCGCCTCCGGGTCCACGGCGAGGTCGTGCCGGACCCGGCGTGGCTCGATGTGCTCGGCACCCTCGACCTGGCCTCCGTGCTGCACGGCGGCACCGTCGAGGACGCCTCCGACCGCTTCTACTCCTCGCCCGCCCAGATCATCCGGCCCGATCTCTCCCGCAAGATGGACGACGGCTGGGAGAACCGCCGCCGCCGGGTCAAGGGCACCCACGACTGGGTGCGCTTCCGTCTCGCCGCGCAGGGCGAGATCCGGGCGGTGGAGATCGACACCGCCTACCTCAAGGGCAACTCCGCGGGCTGGGCCGCCCTGTCCGGGTGCAACGGCGACCCGGCCGACGAGGCCTCCTGGTTCGAGATCCTGCCGAAGACGAAGCTCCAGCCCGACACCCCGCACCGCTTCGCCCTGCCGGCGGCCGTCACCGCCACCCACGTACGGCTGGACGTCTTCCCCGACGGCGGCCTCGCCCGGATGCGACTGCACG